One genomic segment of Streptomyces niveus includes these proteins:
- the dxr gene encoding 1-deoxy-D-xylulose-5-phosphate reductoisomerase — protein MSDSPAPLADPHIAFDVSEGRRDVVVLGSTGSIGTQAIDLVLRNPDRFRVTALSAAGGRVGLLAEQARQLRVRTVAVAREDTVPALREALGAEYGSEPLPEILAGPDAATDLATSECHTVLNGITGSIGLAPTLAALEAGRTLALANKESLIVGGPLVKALAKPGQIIPVDSEHAALFQALAAGTRADVRKLVVTASGGPFRGRTKAELAHVTPDAALAHPTWAMGPVITINSATLVNKGLEVIEAHLLYDIPFDRIEVVVHPQSYVHSMVEFTDGSTLAQATPPDMSGPIAVGIGWPVRVPDAAPAFDWSTASTWEFFPLDNEAFPSVGLARHVGSLGGTAPAVFNAANEECVEAFLAGRLPFNGIMDTVTEVVAEHGRPAKGTSLTVADVLEAETWARARAREMAEKFGEEQPAEARA, from the coding sequence ATGAGCGACAGTCCAGCCCCCCTCGCCGACCCCCATATCGCCTTCGACGTGTCCGAAGGCCGCCGGGACGTCGTCGTCCTCGGCTCCACCGGGTCCATCGGCACGCAGGCGATCGACCTCGTCCTGCGCAACCCCGACCGCTTCCGTGTCACCGCGCTGTCCGCCGCCGGCGGGCGGGTCGGACTGCTCGCCGAACAGGCGCGACAGCTCCGGGTCCGCACCGTCGCGGTCGCCCGTGAGGACACCGTGCCCGCGCTGCGCGAGGCCCTCGGTGCGGAGTACGGCTCCGAGCCGCTCCCCGAGATCCTGGCGGGGCCGGACGCCGCCACCGACCTCGCGACGTCCGAATGCCACACGGTGCTCAACGGCATCACGGGATCCATCGGCCTCGCGCCGACCCTCGCCGCCCTCGAAGCCGGCCGTACGCTCGCCCTCGCCAACAAGGAGTCGCTGATCGTCGGCGGCCCGCTGGTCAAGGCGCTCGCCAAGCCGGGGCAGATCATCCCGGTCGACTCCGAGCACGCCGCGCTCTTCCAGGCCCTCGCGGCCGGCACCCGCGCCGATGTGCGCAAGCTGGTCGTCACGGCCTCCGGAGGCCCCTTCCGCGGCCGTACGAAGGCCGAGCTGGCCCACGTGACCCCGGACGCCGCCCTCGCCCACCCCACCTGGGCGATGGGCCCCGTGATCACGATCAACTCCGCGACCCTCGTCAACAAGGGGCTGGAGGTCATCGAGGCGCATCTGCTGTACGACATCCCGTTCGACCGCATCGAGGTTGTCGTCCACCCCCAGTCGTACGTTCACTCGATGGTGGAGTTCACCGACGGTTCGACCCTCGCGCAGGCCACGCCGCCGGACATGAGCGGACCGATCGCCGTCGGCATCGGCTGGCCGGTACGCGTACCGGACGCCGCGCCCGCGTTCGACTGGTCCACCGCGTCGACCTGGGAGTTCTTCCCGCTCGACAACGAGGCCTTCCCGTCGGTGGGACTCGCCCGGCACGTCGGATCGCTGGGTGGCACGGCCCCGGCGGTGTTCAATGCCGCCAACGAAGAGTGTGTGGAGGCGTTTCTCGCGGGGCGGCTGCCGTTCAACGGCATCATGGATACCGTCACCGAAGTCGTCGCCGAGCACGGCCGGCCCGCCAAGGGAACCTCGCTCACCGTGGCCGACGTCCTCGAGGCGGAGACCTGGGCGCGCGCCCGGGCCCGCGAAATGGCAGAGAAATTCGGCGAAGAACAGCCTGCGGAGGCTCGCGCATGA
- a CDS encoding M50 family metallopeptidase translates to MTILLTVLGIVIFAVGLLFSIAWHELGHLSTAKYFGIRVPQYMVGFGPTIWSRKKGETEYGIKAIPLGGYIRMIGMFPPGADGRIEARSTSPWRGMIEDARSAAFEELKEGDETRLFYTRKPWKRMIVMFAGPFMNLVLAVVIFMGVAMSFGFQTQTTEVAGVQKCVISQDVAREKCAAGDPVSPARAAGLKEGDKIVAFNGQRVEDWSVLSNLIRETIGPASITVERDGNEQVLQATLAKNMVAQKNSDGEVIPDKFVPAGYLGFAAATEIVPLSFGDSVDRMGDMIVTGVESIIALPSKIPDLWNAAFSDGDRKDDSPVGVVGAARIGGEVMTLDVPAQNQMAMMLFLLAGFNLSLFLFNMLPLLPLDGGHMAGALWESVRRKLARIFKRPDPGPFDVAKLMPVAYVVAGIFICFTLLVLIADVVNPVKIM, encoded by the coding sequence ATGACGATCCTGTTGACAGTCCTCGGCATAGTGATCTTCGCCGTGGGGCTGCTCTTCTCCATCGCGTGGCACGAATTGGGTCACCTGTCGACGGCCAAGTACTTCGGTATCCGCGTGCCGCAGTACATGGTCGGCTTCGGCCCCACCATCTGGTCGCGCAAGAAGGGCGAAACCGAATACGGGATCAAGGCGATTCCGCTCGGTGGCTACATCCGCATGATCGGGATGTTCCCGCCCGGCGCCGACGGGCGTATCGAGGCACGGTCGACCTCACCCTGGCGCGGCATGATCGAGGACGCCCGGTCGGCGGCCTTCGAGGAGCTGAAGGAGGGCGACGAGACCCGGCTCTTCTACACACGCAAGCCGTGGAAGCGCATGATCGTGATGTTCGCGGGACCGTTCATGAATCTGGTTCTCGCCGTCGTGATCTTCATGGGCGTCGCGATGAGTTTCGGCTTCCAGACCCAGACCACCGAGGTGGCAGGCGTCCAGAAGTGCGTCATCTCTCAGGACGTCGCGCGTGAGAAGTGCGCGGCGGGCGATCCGGTGTCGCCGGCCCGCGCCGCCGGTCTCAAGGAGGGCGACAAGATTGTCGCCTTCAACGGACAGCGGGTCGAGGACTGGTCCGTGCTGTCGAACCTCATCCGCGAGACGATCGGCCCCGCCAGCATCACGGTGGAGCGTGACGGCAACGAGCAGGTCCTCCAGGCGACGCTCGCGAAGAACATGGTGGCGCAGAAGAACTCCGACGGGGAGGTCATCCCCGACAAGTTCGTGCCCGCCGGGTATCTGGGCTTCGCCGCGGCGACCGAGATCGTCCCGCTCTCCTTCGGAGACTCCGTCGACCGCATGGGCGACATGATCGTCACCGGTGTCGAGTCGATCATCGCGCTGCCCTCCAAGATCCCCGATCTCTGGAATGCGGCCTTCTCCGACGGCGACCGCAAGGACGACTCGCCGGTGGGCGTCGTCGGCGCCGCGCGGATCGGCGGCGAGGTGATGACGCTGGACGTTCCGGCCCAGAACCAGATGGCGATGATGCTGTTCCTGCTGGCCGGGTTCAATCTCTCGCTGTTCCTCTTCAATATGCTGCCGCTGCTGCCGCTCGACGGCGGGCACATGGCCGGGGCGCTGTGGGAGTCCGTACGCAGGAAACTCGCCCGCATCTTCAAGAGGCCGGACCCGGGGCCGTTCGACGTGGCGAAGCTCATGCCCGTCGCGTACGTCGTGGCCGGGATCTTCATCTGCTTCACGCTGTTGGTTCTGATCGCCGACGTGGTGAACCCGGTCAAGATCATGTAG
- the ispG gene encoding flavodoxin-dependent (E)-4-hydroxy-3-methylbut-2-enyl-diphosphate synthase: MTAISLGMPDVPVKLADRRVSRRIQVGSVAVGGDAPVSVQSMTTTRTSDIGATLQQIAELTASGCQIVRVACPTQDDADALSTIARKSQIPVIADIHFQPKYVFAAIDAGCAAVRVNPGNIKQFDDKVKEIAKAAGAAGTPIRIGVNAGSLDARLLKKYGKATPEALVESALWEASLFEEHGFRDIKISVKHNDPVVMVNAYRLLAARCDYPLHLGVTEAGPAFQGTIKSAVAFGALLSEGIGDTIRVSLSAPPAEEVKVGLQILESLNLKQRRLEIVSCPSCGRAQVDVYKLADEVTAGLEGMEVPLRVAVMGCVVNGPGEAREADLGVASGNGKGQIFVKGEVIKTVPESKIVETLIEEALKIAAQMERDGIPSGEPEVSIS, encoded by the coding sequence ATGACTGCGATTTCTCTCGGAATGCCGGATGTTCCGGTGAAGCTGGCCGACCGGAGGGTCAGTCGTCGGATCCAGGTCGGTTCGGTGGCTGTCGGTGGGGATGCGCCGGTGTCGGTGCAGTCGATGACGACGACGCGGACGTCGGACATCGGGGCGACGTTGCAGCAGATCGCGGAGCTGACGGCGTCGGGGTGCCAGATCGTGCGGGTGGCGTGTCCGACGCAGGATGACGCGGACGCGTTGTCGACGATCGCGCGGAAGTCGCAGATCCCGGTGATCGCGGATATTCATTTCCAGCCGAAGTACGTGTTCGCGGCGATCGACGCGGGGTGTGCGGCGGTGCGGGTGAATCCGGGGAACATCAAGCAGTTCGACGACAAGGTGAAGGAGATCGCGAAGGCGGCGGGGGCGGCGGGGACGCCGATCCGTATCGGGGTGAACGCGGGTTCGCTGGACGCCCGGCTTCTGAAGAAGTACGGGAAGGCCACTCCCGAAGCACTCGTCGAGTCGGCGTTGTGGGAGGCGTCGCTGTTCGAGGAGCACGGGTTCCGGGACATCAAGATCTCGGTGAAGCACAACGATCCGGTGGTGATGGTCAATGCGTACCGGCTGCTGGCGGCCCGGTGTGATTATCCGCTGCATCTGGGGGTGACGGAGGCGGGTCCGGCGTTCCAGGGGACGATCAAGTCGGCGGTGGCGTTCGGTGCGCTGCTGAGCGAGGGGATCGGGGACACGATCCGGGTGTCGTTGTCGGCGCCGCCGGCGGAGGAGGTCAAGGTCGGCCTTCAGATCCTTGAGTCCTTGAATCTGAAGCAGCGCCGTCTGGAGATCGTTTCCTGCCCGTCCTGCGGGCGTGCGCAGGTCGATGTCTACAAGCTGGCGGACGAGGTGACCGCGGGTCTGGAGGGCATGGAGGTTCCGTTGCGGGTGGCGGTGATGGGCTGTGTGGTGAACGGTCCGGGTGAGGCGCGTGAGGCGGATCTGGGGGTGGCGTCGGGGAACGGCAAGGGCCAGATCTTCGTCAAGGGCGAGGTCATCAAGACGGTCCCCGAATCCAAGATCGTCGAGACCCTCATCGAAGAAGCCCTCAAAATCGCGGCACAGATGGAGCGGGACGGCATCCCGTCGGGCGAGCCCGAGGTCTCCATCAGCTGA